One Alicyclobacillus acidoterrestris DNA window includes the following coding sequences:
- a CDS encoding aldehyde dehydrogenase family protein has translation MAQDPLVVHAIINGEQVPTKRRYARENPANPEEIVGYGPLNTQEEAIRAIEAANEAFPTWAATGLDERIERMRRAIAQLKEKTPELAQLLSREHGKALYDAEGEFGISIMWMEYACDTVKDVLQDQDQVQEHDNGKTIITSDAIGVVSAITPWSYPFSLSTIKVAPALLAGNTVVLKPSPFAPLAVTKTMEIISKEFPPGVLNMVHGEAEVGVELTSHPKVAKIAFTGGTNTAKHIMKAAADTIKHMTLELGGNDAAIILPDFDVNDERDLRRLVISNFLTAGQICMLAKRVYVHRSIFDQFIDNYVVAANQWIRVGDPFNPKVTVGPVNNKRQMEYVQSLIDDAKKRGAKVIELGTVLDEELFEKGYFMRPTLVLGAGYDDPIVVEEQFGPTVPILPYDDEEQAIQLANHSIYGLTSSVWGDPEHAIRVARRIEAGTTMINTAAVQGLDVRFPFGGVKQSGIGREYGAEGLRSYVETHVINVPKHLDLPYIPE, from the coding sequence ATGGCACAGGATCCACTGGTTGTTCACGCCATTATCAATGGCGAGCAAGTACCGACAAAACGACGTTATGCCCGCGAGAACCCAGCCAATCCTGAGGAAATTGTCGGGTATGGCCCACTCAATACGCAGGAAGAAGCCATCCGCGCGATTGAAGCCGCGAACGAGGCGTTCCCAACATGGGCTGCGACTGGATTGGACGAGCGCATTGAACGCATGCGACGTGCTATTGCACAGTTAAAAGAAAAGACACCCGAGTTGGCGCAGTTGCTCTCGCGTGAACACGGCAAAGCACTCTACGACGCTGAAGGAGAATTTGGAATATCCATCATGTGGATGGAATACGCCTGCGACACAGTCAAGGACGTCCTCCAAGACCAAGACCAAGTACAAGAACACGACAACGGCAAGACGATTATCACCAGTGACGCGATTGGTGTCGTTTCCGCCATCACGCCGTGGAGTTACCCGTTTTCCTTATCTACCATCAAAGTGGCACCAGCACTTTTGGCTGGCAACACGGTGGTCCTGAAACCAAGTCCGTTTGCCCCACTTGCAGTAACCAAAACAATGGAAATTATCAGCAAGGAATTCCCGCCTGGGGTCCTCAACATGGTTCACGGTGAAGCAGAAGTCGGTGTCGAACTGACATCGCATCCAAAAGTGGCCAAAATTGCATTTACAGGCGGTACGAATACGGCGAAACACATTATGAAGGCAGCCGCCGACACCATTAAGCACATGACGCTCGAATTAGGTGGAAACGATGCAGCCATCATCCTCCCCGACTTTGACGTCAACGATGAACGCGACCTCCGGCGTTTGGTCATTTCCAATTTTCTCACAGCTGGTCAAATTTGCATGCTTGCGAAGCGCGTGTATGTCCACCGTTCCATCTTCGACCAATTCATTGACAACTACGTGGTGGCAGCGAATCAGTGGATACGGGTGGGTGACCCGTTCAACCCCAAAGTCACCGTCGGCCCCGTCAATAACAAGCGCCAGATGGAGTACGTTCAAAGCCTGATTGACGACGCTAAAAAACGCGGCGCAAAAGTCATCGAATTAGGGACAGTCCTCGATGAGGAACTGTTTGAGAAAGGATACTTTATGCGGCCGACGTTGGTGCTCGGCGCCGGGTATGATGATCCCATCGTCGTCGAAGAACAGTTCGGTCCAACGGTTCCCATTTTGCCTTACGACGACGAAGAGCAGGCGATACAACTCGCCAATCACAGCATCTACGGATTGACCAGCTCGGTATGGGGAGACCCGGAACACGCGATCCGTGTGGCCCGACGAATTGAAGCAGGAACCACGATGATTAATACAGCAGCCGTTCAGGGCCTGGATGTTCGCTTTCCATTTGGCGGCGTGAAACAATCCGGCATTGGACGCGAATATGGCGCCGAAGGGCTGCGCTCGTATGTCGAAACACACGTCATCAACGTTCCCAAGCACCTCGACTTACCGTACATTCCCGAATGA
- a CDS encoding D-2-hydroxyacid dehydrogenase: MQLKRIIVHGRLNANLKSHLAGQSGREFIFATDDTLTQALLDTADAFVGFRLVPGFSYEHLKWIHCLGAGVDNVVQWLDPSTQTIVTRTTGPFGQKIAEYSLSYILRDVQCHDVFASEQRRQRWNPVAPGILAKQRILVFGTGDIGKRVAEVLAFFGATIVGVSRSGGQDARFSQVFSIQEIMGPIGADILAGVGYIINTLPLTKETEKIFDDALFCRCEGAMFINVGRGGSVDMDALVRALNASCIRHAVLDVFDEEPLSQTSPIWRHENILVTPHISAVTTAEEAAACLVETARLLESGAHPVSNRVDLRKGY, translated from the coding sequence GTGCAACTGAAACGAATTATCGTTCATGGGCGGCTCAACGCCAATCTGAAATCTCACCTTGCAGGCCAGTCTGGAAGGGAGTTTATTTTTGCGACGGACGATACCCTTACGCAGGCGTTGTTAGACACCGCCGATGCATTCGTCGGGTTTCGTTTAGTACCTGGGTTTTCCTATGAACATCTAAAATGGATTCACTGTTTAGGCGCTGGTGTGGACAACGTGGTTCAATGGCTTGACCCATCGACACAAACCATTGTCACGAGGACAACGGGACCGTTTGGGCAGAAGATTGCGGAGTACAGTTTAAGTTACATATTACGCGATGTACAATGCCACGACGTTTTTGCCTCTGAGCAGAGAAGGCAACGTTGGAACCCCGTGGCGCCGGGAATTTTGGCCAAACAGCGGATTCTGGTGTTTGGCACGGGCGATATCGGAAAGCGTGTCGCGGAGGTTTTGGCGTTTTTTGGTGCTACGATTGTCGGAGTGTCGCGTAGTGGGGGCCAGGATGCTCGCTTTTCTCAAGTGTTTTCGATACAAGAAATCATGGGGCCAATTGGGGCGGACATCTTGGCGGGGGTAGGGTATATTATCAATACGTTGCCGTTGACAAAGGAAACGGAGAAAATATTTGATGATGCCTTGTTTTGCAGGTGTGAAGGGGCGATGTTCATCAATGTGGGGCGGGGAGGCAGCGTCGATATGGACGCACTCGTGCGAGCACTGAATGCTTCGTGCATCCGCCATGCTGTTTTGGACGTGTTTGACGAAGAGCCCTTGTCGCAAACGTCCCCTATCTGGCGCCACGAAAATATCCTGGTCACGCCGCATATTTCCGCTGTGACCACGGCAGAAGAGGCCGCAGCGTGTTTAGTGGAGACCGCTCGTCTGCTCGAATCTGGAGCGCATCCAGTAAGTAACCGCGTCGATTTGCGCAAAGGTTACTAG
- a CDS encoding MarR family winged helix-turn-helix transcriptional regulator, translating into MAYNPLEDSLGILISQTYRKVAYYTMLHFKPYGVTTEQWLVLLTISRHEGVTQTQLADLTKKDKTTITRIVDSLERKKLVRRRPSADDRRVVHTIATSEGKHLAEVLAHVEREVLDELFATYSEEDKEQLKRALFAVQARVDTQMAVHNPVDEEKSHRTER; encoded by the coding sequence ATGGCGTACAATCCGCTCGAAGATTCACTCGGCATCTTAATTAGCCAAACGTATCGAAAAGTGGCCTATTATACGATGCTTCATTTTAAACCTTACGGGGTCACGACCGAACAGTGGCTGGTGTTATTGACCATTTCGCGCCACGAAGGGGTTACGCAAACCCAATTGGCTGATTTGACGAAGAAAGACAAGACGACGATTACCCGAATCGTGGATAGTCTCGAACGAAAGAAGTTGGTTCGACGTCGGCCCAGTGCAGACGACCGGCGAGTCGTTCATACCATTGCGACGTCGGAGGGGAAGCACCTGGCCGAAGTGCTGGCACATGTCGAACGAGAGGTGCTCGATGAGTTGTTCGCGACCTATTCAGAGGAAGATAAGGAGCAGTTAAAGCGTGCACTGTTCGCCGTTCAAGCACGCGTGGATACCCAGATGGCGGTACACAATCCAGTAGATGAGGAAAAATCGCATCGAACAGAGCGATAA
- a CDS encoding FUSC family protein: MKRQNKQVVGAQAPIETDARLKITPSWEIPPAPTHPGLRGAFQVRPIPYPWRRATRAAISMGLTLIAGSLIGNMSLAMVTSMGAFTAIYAGNEPYAQRAVKCAMVAVGLALAIGLGTALAGSVLGIAVALCIVSAGATFLCGAWRVPVPSAYFFILVGAVGTGMPIAPHTALLRAGCVLLGGAIAWVVSMAGWLVNPHGPESRAVAGAYRALANFLSAVGTVSHDSARHQATVALQNAQVAVTSGELQWRKTAQAYRLYLLTQKANIIFLCGVQLAAEKKPICQGLADAVRNLGASVSNMDLAGRIRIPSPTCDTEVRRHLARHLEECVHIAGHLTQVPETWKAEVQRNPSLLDDIRVAWSRASLVRPATLRIGVAVLVSVFVAWVLGDPRPYWVPLTCASVLQGATVLASVHRTLQRALGTTVGILIAGGILWLRPTIALAVVAIVALQLIVELLVGRNYGAAVVFITPLPILLIELGQWGVSPVSVIEARFFDTVVGCVIGLWASLTLWRRAASTRVRPAVARVIRAIRDVLRTADEDPHIPLTEQRASRRSLESALVHLRMVHDQAVNEYPRQNAELEKLWPVVVSAQRLGYLVLSMNVSRQPMEALASSTVDTVLSRLAQMAETGSEHEIRLPETLFEHPTWTEQVHVMCEGLLAAANRH; this comes from the coding sequence GTGAAGAGACAGAACAAACAAGTGGTCGGCGCGCAGGCACCCATCGAGACAGATGCACGGCTCAAAATCACACCCTCATGGGAGATACCGCCTGCCCCGACGCACCCTGGGCTTCGCGGTGCCTTTCAAGTGCGACCCATACCCTATCCGTGGCGGCGAGCGACGCGTGCCGCAATCAGTATGGGATTGACACTCATCGCAGGATCACTCATCGGCAACATGTCGTTGGCCATGGTGACGAGCATGGGCGCATTTACGGCCATCTATGCAGGCAATGAGCCCTACGCGCAACGAGCGGTCAAGTGCGCGATGGTCGCGGTCGGACTTGCGCTCGCCATTGGCCTCGGCACGGCTTTGGCAGGGAGTGTGCTGGGAATTGCTGTCGCACTGTGCATCGTATCTGCGGGGGCGACGTTTTTGTGCGGCGCCTGGCGCGTTCCAGTGCCGTCCGCGTACTTTTTTATCCTAGTCGGTGCAGTGGGTACGGGCATGCCGATCGCGCCACATACTGCGCTACTTCGTGCGGGATGCGTGCTTCTTGGGGGTGCCATTGCGTGGGTCGTCAGTATGGCTGGGTGGCTTGTGAACCCACATGGACCGGAATCGAGAGCGGTAGCTGGCGCATACCGGGCACTTGCGAACTTTTTGTCCGCAGTGGGGACTGTTTCGCACGATAGCGCCCGGCACCAGGCGACCGTTGCGTTACAAAACGCACAGGTCGCGGTGACGAGTGGTGAACTCCAGTGGCGCAAGACGGCACAGGCCTATCGTTTGTATCTGTTGACGCAAAAGGCTAACATCATATTTTTGTGTGGAGTTCAACTCGCTGCTGAGAAAAAACCAATTTGCCAAGGATTGGCGGATGCTGTTCGCAACTTGGGGGCGAGTGTTTCAAATATGGACTTGGCCGGGAGAATTCGCATTCCATCCCCGACTTGCGACACGGAAGTCCGCCGTCACCTCGCCCGTCATTTAGAGGAGTGCGTGCATATCGCCGGACATCTCACACAGGTTCCTGAAACCTGGAAGGCGGAGGTACAACGCAACCCGTCTCTTCTCGATGACATCCGCGTCGCGTGGAGTCGGGCATCACTCGTGCGTCCGGCCACCTTGCGTATCGGTGTGGCGGTGTTGGTCTCTGTGTTTGTCGCTTGGGTTTTGGGGGATCCCCGTCCGTACTGGGTTCCCTTGACTTGTGCCAGTGTGTTACAAGGCGCTACGGTACTGGCCTCTGTCCACCGCACGCTCCAGCGGGCTCTAGGAACCACCGTTGGCATCCTGATTGCCGGTGGAATCTTATGGCTTCGACCGACGATCGCGCTGGCCGTGGTGGCCATCGTCGCTTTACAGTTGATTGTTGAATTGTTGGTCGGGCGAAATTACGGCGCGGCAGTCGTCTTCATCACGCCGCTGCCGATTTTGTTAATTGAGTTAGGGCAGTGGGGCGTGTCGCCTGTTTCCGTAATAGAGGCTCGCTTCTTCGATACGGTCGTGGGTTGTGTGATTGGACTGTGGGCGAGTCTGACACTTTGGCGCCGCGCGGCTTCGACTCGTGTTCGGCCGGCCGTTGCACGGGTGATTCGCGCGATTCGAGATGTTTTGCGAACGGCAGATGAAGACCCCCATATACCGCTGACCGAACAACGGGCAAGTCGCCGTTCTCTGGAATCCGCTTTGGTACATCTCCGAATGGTTCATGATCAAGCCGTGAACGAATACCCGCGACAGAACGCAGAATTGGAGAAATTGTGGCCAGTCGTTGTGAGTGCACAGCGATTAGGGTACCTCGTTCTTTCGATGAATGTCTCTCGTCAGCCGATGGAAGCATTGGCCTCATCCACTGTGGACACCGTTCTCTCTCGGCTTGCACAGATGGCGGAAACAGGAAGCGAACACGAAATTCGGTTACCCGAAACCCTATTTGAACATCCAACGTGGACCGAGCAGGTACACGTGATGTGCGAAGGGCTGCTCGCGGCAGCCAATCGGCACTAG
- a CDS encoding IDEAL domain-containing protein, whose protein sequence is MDTQLKYGDWVSFLFQHRALLGFIVKSMPDKQSYVIFVPETGKHYTCPAVMAIPEEPILKKSDVQALIDLSLDLKDEDWFHELSSQYLGIQGTSTCDNTT, encoded by the coding sequence ATGGATACACAGTTGAAGTACGGAGATTGGGTGTCATTTTTATTTCAACATCGTGCATTACTCGGTTTTATCGTCAAATCCATGCCAGACAAACAATCGTATGTCATTTTTGTACCGGAAACCGGAAAACATTATACCTGTCCGGCTGTGATGGCCATTCCAGAGGAACCGATATTGAAGAAAAGCGACGTCCAGGCACTCATTGATTTATCACTCGACCTCAAAGACGAGGACTGGTTTCACGAATTGAGCAGTCAATACCTAGGGATTCAAGGCACATCCACCTGCGACAATACTACTTGA
- a CDS encoding MFS transporter: MTLPRHWIVAMILATTIGPNLLVMSGFMQIQTIIQNAFGSSSYATMWISIVANMAFAVWIPLGPVLSRQLGLRFCFRCATVMFVVTFTASSISDNTVLLGISRALEGALTGTQLMVLVPLLFVEFPAERRNRVLGILLCIMFGSVVLGAIFGTISQAYDHWRWLFGLCACLSLGALLLSGHLPKHMFPVPSMASARGAWNRFDYIGTTLLLCSGHRRYGGLEICYRMDSAVRSYLCPRVYPFVYSRV; the protein is encoded by the coding sequence ATGACCCTGCCCAGACACTGGATTGTCGCCATGATTCTCGCAACGACCATTGGCCCGAACTTACTTGTGATGTCCGGCTTTATGCAGATTCAAACCATTATTCAAAACGCTTTCGGGTCGAGCAGTTACGCCACGATGTGGATATCGATTGTCGCGAACATGGCGTTTGCTGTATGGATTCCACTAGGTCCCGTGCTGAGTCGGCAACTGGGGCTACGCTTTTGCTTTCGCTGTGCCACCGTCATGTTTGTCGTCACATTTACTGCATCATCCATCTCAGATAACACCGTTCTCCTCGGGATAAGCCGCGCGCTTGAAGGCGCCCTAACGGGCACCCAATTAATGGTGCTTGTGCCGCTGCTCTTTGTCGAATTCCCGGCTGAGCGACGGAATCGCGTGCTGGGCATCTTGCTTTGTATTATGTTTGGATCCGTCGTTCTTGGAGCCATTTTCGGAACGATTTCGCAAGCTTATGACCATTGGCGATGGCTGTTTGGTTTGTGTGCATGCCTATCACTCGGGGCCCTTTTGCTCAGTGGACATCTCCCCAAGCACATGTTCCCGGTACCATCAATGGCTTCAGCCAGAGGCGCCTGGAACCGATTTGACTACATTGGTACGACACTGCTTTTATGCTCGGGACATCGACGATATGGTGGCTTGGAAATTTGCTACCGTATGGATTCAGCAGTCCGTTCGTATTTGTGCCCGCGGGTGTATCCCTTTGTTTATTCGCGTGTTTGA